The DNA sequence CCATATACTGTACAAAATTACCACCAATAAATCCTGCTCCTCCAGTAACAAGAACTTTCTTTGTGACCATCCTATTTCACCTCGTTAGATAATTCGTTTAAGTAATGTTTTACTGCATTTTTCCAGTCAGGTAAAGATTTAAAACCATTATCTACCAACTTTTGCTTTGACATTTTTGAATTTGCAGGTCTTTTTGCTTTTGTTGGAAATTTATCCGTTGTAATAGAATTTACCTTAACTTCTTTGTTTGCTTGTCTAAATATTTCGTTTGCAAAATCATACCAAGAACAGAATCCTTCATTAGTAACATGATATATACCATATTTCTCCGTTTTTACCATATCAATTAACAATTTAGCCAAATCATATGTATATGTTGGTGAACCATATTGATCCCCTACTACATTAAGTTGTGAATTCGTTTCAGACAAACGAAGCATTGTCTTTATAAAGTTATTACCATTAATTCCAAAAACCCATGAAATTCTAATAATAAACCATTTTTCAAGAGAATCTCTTACCACCTTTTCACCTTCATACTTCGTTATACCATAATAACTCACAGGATCCGGCTGATCAGTCTCGATATAGGGGTTCTCTCCCTCACCATTAAAAACGTAATCCGTACTAATATAGATAAATTTAGCTTCATTTTTCTTTGCAGCATCCACTAAATATTTCGTGCCCTCAACATTGACTTTCCAAGATTGTTCTTTTTCGTCCTCTGCTTTATCAACTGCAGTATAGGCTGCACAATGAATAATGGCATCTGGTTTTATTTTTTTCACATATGTGTCCACGTTAGTTTGATCAGTTATATCTAATTCCTCTATACCAGTTCCAATCATCGTCATTCCGTTTTCATTACCAATACGCACAACATCGAATCCTAATTGACCATTAAAACCTGTTACTAATATTTTCATATTTTATCACCATACTGAAAATTTATATCAGCACCAGTTAAAGGCGGATGGACTTTATCCTTTTCAGAAAGTATTGGGTTACATATTGGCCATTCTATACCAATATCCGGATCATTCCATAAAATTCCACGGTCATGTTCCTTAGAATAGTACTCATCTACTTTATACAATACATTTGTGTTAGGAACTAATGTACAAAATCCATGTGCAAAACCTTTTGGTACCACTATTTGTCGCTTATTATGTTCAGATAGAATTGCCCCAATCCATTCACCAAAAGTTGGTGATTCTTTCCGAATATCTACCACTACATCATAGATTGCACCTGTTGCAACCCGAACTATCTTTGTTTGGGCTTTGGGATTTAATTGATAATGAAGTCCTCTTAACACTCCAGGTTCAACAGATAATGAATGGTTATCTTGTATTAGTTTATATTTTAAACCTACTTGCTGAAATTTCTCTTGATTATAACTTTCCATAAAGAATCCTCGATTATCTCCAAATACTTTGGGTTCGATAATTACTACTCCCTCTAATTTAGTATTAATTATTTCCATATAATCCACCCATCTTTTTGTTATATTTATAAAATATACTATCACATTTTTAGTAAGGAATTCATATTGTTCTTGCAATTCTTTTATATTGTATATTACTTTGTTATTCAAAGCCATTCGGATTGTTTTTTTGCCACTTCCAGGAGTCGTTACACATGTCATCAATTCCTTTTTCCGCGGTCCAGCCTAGCTCTTCTTTCGCCTTCGTCGGATCGGCGTAACATGTAGCAATATCACCTGGCCTTCTATCCACGATTGAATACGGAATCTTCTGATTAGCTGCTTTTTCAAATGCGTTCACTAATTGTAATACACTATACCCATTCCCTGTTCCAAGATTGTATGCATGCGCCCCTGAAGTCGTTTTAGCTTTTTCCAACGCCTTTAAATGCCCTTTTGCTAAATCAACAACATGAATGTAATCACGGACACCTGTCCCATCTTCTGTTGGGTAATCATCACCAAATACTTTTAATTCATCGCGCTTCCCTATTGCTACTTGCGTAATAAATGGCATTAAATTATTTGGTATACCATTTGGGTCTTCACCAATTCTTCCACTCTCATGAGCGCCAATAGGGTTAAAATAGCGTAGTAATGTAATGCTCCATTCATTATCAGAAACGTATAAATCACGAAGTATTTCCTCGATCATCAGTTTTGATCTTCCATATGGGTTTGTTGCTGAAAGCGGGTCAGTCTCGACTATTGGCATCTTCTCAGTCATTCCATAAACAGTTGCAGATGAACTAAATACGATCGTTTTCACGCCGTGTTTTTTCATTTGTTCACAAAGATGCAGCGTACCTGTAATATTGTTGTGGTAGTAATGAAGAGGAATCGCTACCGATTCTCCTACTGCTTTTAAGCCAGCAAAGTGAATAACGGCCTCAATATCGTTTTCGTTAAAAATATTTGCTAATGCTTCTTTATCTAATAAATCCGCTTCATACACTTTAAA is a window from the Evansella cellulosilytica DSM 2522 genome containing:
- the rfbD gene encoding dTDP-4-dehydrorhamnose reductase is translated as MKILVTGFNGQLGFDVVRIGNENGMTMIGTGIEELDITDQTNVDTYVKKIKPDAIIHCAAYTAVDKAEDEKEQSWKVNVEGTKYLVDAAKKNEAKFIYISTDYVFNGEGENPYIETDQPDPVSYYGITKYEGEKVVRDSLEKWFIIRISWVFGINGNNFIKTMLRLSETNSQLNVVGDQYGSPTYTYDLAKLLIDMVKTEKYGIYHVTNEGFCSWYDFANEIFRQANKEVKVNSITTDKFPTKAKRPANSKMSKQKLVDNGFKSLPDWKNAVKHYLNELSNEVK
- the rfbC gene encoding dTDP-4-dehydrorhamnose 3,5-epimerase; the protein is MEIINTKLEGVVIIEPKVFGDNRGFFMESYNQEKFQQVGLKYKLIQDNHSLSVEPGVLRGLHYQLNPKAQTKIVRVATGAIYDVVVDIRKESPTFGEWIGAILSEHNKRQIVVPKGFAHGFCTLVPNTNVLYKVDEYYSKEHDRGILWNDPDIGIEWPICNPILSEKDKVHPPLTGADINFQYGDKI
- the galE gene encoding UDP-glucose 4-epimerase GalE; the protein is MILVTGGAGYIGSHTCVELLNAGHDIIVLDNFSNSKYESIKRIQELTGKEFKVYEADLLDKEALANIFNENDIEAVIHFAGLKAVGESVAIPLHYYHNNITGTLHLCEQMKKHGVKTIVFSSSATVYGMTEKMPIVETDPLSATNPYGRSKLMIEEILRDLYVSDNEWSITLLRYFNPIGAHESGRIGEDPNGIPNNLMPFITQVAIGKRDELKVFGDDYPTEDGTGVRDYIHVVDLAKGHLKALEKAKTTSGAHAYNLGTGNGYSVLQLVNAFEKAANQKIPYSIVDRRPGDIATCYADPTKAKEELGWTAEKGIDDMCNDSWKWQKNNPNGFE